A genomic window from Lotus japonicus ecotype B-129 chromosome 1, LjGifu_v1.2 includes:
- the LOC130732720 gene encoding probable glycerol-3-phosphate acyltransferase 3 — MVMGAFFFKTLLIFWSRFFLRRFRSNITYATESKHQKYTSLLHRSDNYLKDHTVIFDVEHALLRSSSVFPYFMIVAFEAGGIVRVMVLILLYPVVCLCGEDVGVKIMIMVCFFGVRAERFRVGEAVLPKFLLEDVGSEIFEVVRGCGKKVGVSVLPRVMVECFLKEYLEIDVVVGKELRVFGGYYLGLTEETTIRLCGLEVVVDKGKGFYCDDEEMIGISGSRTDFDHHFFSRCKEVYMVEEADKKKWQKLAREKYPKPLIFHDGRLALSPTLVNSLAILMWVPCGLILAFIRSIIGLSLPYNISAPLLAMSGLHLTVTKPRETQKTKKPKAHLYVCNHRTLLDPLYISFVLRKNLVAVTYSLSRMSELLSPIKTVRLTRNRNEDSKMMKQLLKQHGNHVVVCPEGTTCREQYLLRFSPLFSEMCEEIAPVAIDSHVSMFHGTTASGLKYLDPVFFMMNPFPVYSIRFLEKVSPSRATSRFEVANLIQARIGDALGFECTKLTRKDKYLILAGNEGTVSTTPWTIF, encoded by the exons ATGGTGATGGGTGCGTTTTTCTTCAAGACTCTATTGATTTTTTGGTCCCGTTTTTTCTTGAGGCGATTTCGTAGCAATATCACCTATGCAACAGAATCTAAACACCAAAAGTACACCTCTTTGCTCCACCGTTCAGATAATTATCTCAAAGATCACACTGTGATCTTTGATGTGGAACACGCTCTGCTGAGATCTTCTTCAGTGTTTCCTTACTTCATGATCGTTGCTTTCGAAGCCGGAGGGATTGTAAGAGTCATGGTTCTAATCCTGTTGTACCCTGTTGTTTGTTTGTGCGGAGAAGATGTGGGAGTGAAAATCATGATCATGGTATGTTTTTTTGGGGTGAGAGCTGAGAGATTCAGAGTTGGTGAGGCTGTTCTGCCCAAGTTTTTGTTGGAGGATGTTGGCAGTGAAATTTTTGAGGTGGTGAGAGGGTGTGGGAAGAAAGTTGGTGTGAGTGTGCTGCCTAGGGTGATGGTGGAGTGTTTCTTGAAGGAGTATTTGGAgattgatgttgttgttgggaAGGAATTGAGAGTGTTTGGTGGGTACTATTTGGGGTTGACAGAGGAGACAACAATTAGGTTGTGTGGTTTGGAGGTTGTTGTTGACAAAGGGAAAGGATTCTAttgtgatgatgaagaaatgatTGGAATTTCAGGAAGTCGTACGGATTTTGACCATCACTTCTTTTCACGATGCAAG GAAGTCTATATGGTGGAGGAAGCTGACAAGAAAAAGTGGCAAAAGCTAGCAAGAGAAAAATACCCCAAACCACTTATCTTCCATGATGGAAGATTAGCACTCAGCCCCACACTAGTAAACTCTCTAGCCATATTAATGTGGGTTCCTTGTGGGCTTATCCTTGCCTTTATCAGAAGCATAATAGGACTGTCACTTCCCTATAACATCTCAGCTCCTCTTCTAGCAATGAGTGGGCTTCATCTCACAGTCACAAAACCCAGAGAAACTCAAAAAACCAAAAAGCCCAAAGCCCACCTCTATGTGTGTAATCACAGAACTTTACTAGACCCTCTCTACATCTCATTTGTGTTAAGGAAAAACTTAGTTGCTGTCACATACAGCTTAAGCAGAATGTCTGAATTACTATCACCCATCAAAACAGTGCGTTTAACAAGGAACCGCAATGAAGATTCAAAGATGATGAAACAGTTGCTGAAACAACATGGGAATCATGTGGTTGTGTGCCCAGAAGGGACCACTTGTAGAGAACAGTACTTGCTGAGGTTCAGTCCTTTGTTTTCTGAAATGTGTGAGGAAATTGCACCTGTCGCGATTGACAGCCATGTTAGCATGTTCCATGGCACGACCGCAAGCGGCTTGAAGTACTTGGACCCGGTCTTCTTCATGATGAACCCATTCCCAGTTTATTCAATCCGGTTCTTGGAGAAGGTGTCGCCTTCACGCGCCACTTCGAGATTTGAAGTGGCAAACCTAATCCAAGCGAGGATTGGCGATGCTCTTGGATTTGAGTGCACTAAGCTTACCAGGAAAGACAAGTACTTGATTTTGGCTGGTAACGAAGGCACAGTTTCAACCACACCTTGGACAATCTTCTGA